In a single window of the Nicotiana tomentosiformis chromosome 8, ASM39032v3, whole genome shotgun sequence genome:
- the LOC104101251 gene encoding probably inactive receptor-like protein kinase At2g46850: protein MLPLRFFAFLFIVTLLLSSGTYSLSHKVEDRQEENDHQNNTWQETHHEEACGEKCGNFHIPFPFYMNQSNCGSSLSDAFRLSCINSTSLFLNIGSQTYQILHFFSDGMLVDFPNTTFCRQYNDLKSFGFKGNNYFGISRDNILGLYDCEDSSLCKSDCEKNIMPRCDGSPGSYPACCYPLSDHSVWNADQRDGFSTFSQFGCRGFSSWVVLSGNQVGKRGIKLEWAVPRNSTTATCATNADIVNATTVASGIRCKCQDGFVGDGFAVGIGCLQSCTKEGKEAYGKACSSTSHGRRKAVILAGVLTSALTITSLTALFCVLRRPMKTDIFDHPSMTRSQGNISFQKPCTIRMFTYYELEQATKGFQDDQILLDHGGKATLYSGTLVEGSAIAVHRLQCDSERELVEVLSRVEALHAVSNKNIAQIIGWSVDSGYTPLVVYAYPVNGTLGEHLFRAKDETKRGLDWHQRINIVAETANVLAFLQSEVYPPIVHHELNASCIFLDEDLTVKLFGLELSTNTSTDYKKQNDVYNFGLVLLEVITGSRSDHVPSKMALQKITSGKLEEIVDPHLYYHEQPIFRREQIEIVADLATRCIIFGSQDGKFHMGDVAKELVHISKDGVDGRSRRCPSTHNLEETFSNSSLLQMISMSPDSIHVPARGFS, encoded by the exons ATGTTACCCCTGCGATTTTTCGCTTTTCTCTTTATAGTTACACTACTACTTAGCAGTGGAACGTATTCTCTCTCACATAAAGTCGAAGATCGACAAGAAGAAAATGACCATCAGAATAATACTTGGCAAGAAACGCATCATGAAGAAGCTTGTGGAGAGAAATGTGGGAATTTTCACATACCATTTCCATTCTACATGAACCAATCCAACTGTGGCTCTTCACTTTCTGATGCATTTCGCCTTTCTTGTATAAACTCCACTTCACTTTTCCTCAACATTGGTTCTCAAACATATCAAATTCTTCACTTCTTCTCCGATGGCATGCTCGTAGATTTCCCAAATACCACTTTTTGTCGTCAATACAACGACCTCAAATCCTTCGGATTTAAAGGAAATAACTACTTTGGCATATCTAGAGATAATATCTTAGGGCTCTACGACTGTGAGGATTCATCTTTGTGCAAATCAGATTGCGAGAAAAACATAATGCCTCGTTGTGATGGATCTCCGGGTAGTTACCCTGCGTGTTGCTACCCGTTATCTGATCACAGCGTTTGGAATGCGGATCAGAGAGATGGTTTCTCTACTTTTTCGCAGTTTGGATGCAGGGGATTTTCGTCTTGGGTTGTTTTATCTGGAAATCAAGTAGGCAAACGTGGTATTAAGTTAGAGTGGGCTGTTCCAAGAAATTCAACCACAGCAACTTGTGCTACTAATGCTGATATTGTCAATGCAACTACTGTTGCTTCTGGTATTAGATGCAAATGCCAAGATGGATTTGTAGGTGATGGTTTTGCTGTTGGAATTGGATGTCTCCAAT CTTGCACTAAAGAAGGAAAGGAAGCATATGGAAAAGCATGTTCTTCAACAAGTCATGGTAGAAGGAAAGCAGTAATTCTAGCTG GAGTACTCACTTCAGCGCTCACCATCACCTCCTTGACAGCACTTTTCTGTGTTTTACGACGGCCTATGAAGACAGACATATTCGATCATCCTAGTATGACTCGCAGTCAGGGTAACATCTCATTCCAGAAACCTTGTACTATCCGAATGTTTACTTACTATGAGCTAGAGCAGGCCACTAAAGGTTTTCAAGATGATCAAATACTTCTTGATCATGGTGGCAAAGCTACATTATATTCTGGAACTCTAGTGGAAGGATCAGCTATAGCTGTACACAGACTACAATGTGATAGTGAACGAGAACTTGTCGAGGTTTTGTCCCGAGTGGAGGCATTACATGCTGTTTCAAACAAGAATATTGCCCAGATTATTGGATGGTCTGTTGATTCTGGATACACCCCATTAGTGGTGTATGCTTATCCTGTTAATGGAACGCTCGGGGAACATCTTTTTCGAGCTAAAGATGAGACAAAAAGAGGTCTTGATTGGCACCAGAGAATAAACATTGTTGCTGAAACAGCAAATGTTCTTGCATTCCTCCAATCTGAGGTTTATCCCCCCATTGTACATCATGAACTTAATGCCAGTTGCATCTTCCTAGATGAGGACTTGACCGTGAAACTCTTTGGACTCGAGCTCTCCACAAATACAAGCACTGATTACAAAAAGCAAAACGACGTTTACAACTTTGGATTGGTCCTTTTGGAGGTTATCACAGGTAGCAGATCGGATCATGTTCCATCAAAGATGGCTTTACAGAAGATAACAAGCGGAAAGTTAGAAGAGATTGTAGATCCACATCTTTATTATCACGAGCAGCCTATTTTTCGAAGGGAGCAGATAGAGATAGTTGCAGACCTTGCAACAAGATGCATAATATTTGGTTCCCAAGATGGCAAATTTCACATGGGAGATGTTGCAAAAGAACTGGTTCACATATCAAAAGATGGAGTTGATGGTAGAAGTAGGAGATGTCCGTCGACTCATAATCTTGAAGAAACTTTTTCCAATTCAAGTCTTCTTCAGATGATATCTATGTCTCCTGATTCTATACATGTCCCTGCCAGAGGCTTCTCTTAA
- the LOC138897140 gene encoding uncharacterized protein produces the protein MTVTQYETRFMDLAHHALLLLHTEGERVRRFIEGLTYPINLQMAKETRSEISFQAAANVARRIEMVLAQERGQGSDEMPRQFGGFSGASFGGRGNFGRGHPPRTFHSTLQASYSVPPTPISASLIQGFQGGCSGRQGQFQGQQSQQPRSCYTCGYPRHIARLCLRSKGNM, from the coding sequence atgactgttactcagtacgagacccgttttatggatctagcccatcatgctctccttttacttcatACTGagggggagagagtgaggaggtttattgagggacttacttACCCTATCAatcttcagatggccaaggagaccagaagtgaaatttcttttcaggcggctgctaatgttgctaggaggatcgagatggttcttgcacaggaaagagggcaggggtctgatgAGATGCCTCGGCAGTTCGGTggatttagtggtgcctcgtttggaggcaggggtaattttggtaggggtcatcctcctaggACATTTCATTCAACGCTCCAGGCATCATATAGTGtaccaccaactcctattagtgcatcTCTGATCCAGGGTTTCCAAGGTGGTTGCTCAGGTCGACAGGGAcaatttcagggtcagcagtcacaacagccgaggtcctgttatacttgtggttatccgaggcacattgctaggtTGTGCTTGAGGTCTAAAGGTAACATGTAG